In one window of Nakamurella sp. PAMC28650 DNA:
- a CDS encoding DNA polymerase domain-containing protein has translation MARASAPAVELEVAGRTVRISSPTKVYFADRGLTKLDVVQYFLSVGDGILRALKDRPTTLERWPGGFFEGATLSTRADHRGDAFYSKRVPQGAPDFVESVAITFPSGRPADEVCPTELAVVAWAANLGTLRFHPWPVTSADVDHPDQLRIDLDPQPGTDFSDAASVAPRLREVLQEFGMDGHPKTSGGRGLHVYVPIEPNATFVQARRAVIALGRELERRMPEAVTTSWWKEERGERIFVDFNQMARDRTMASAYSVRPNSRATVSAPLTWDEVPLVGPEDFDVLSMPARFAEVGDLHAGLDGPRYDIAPLLELSERDERDRGLGDLPYPPEYPKMPGEPKRVQPSRDTDRHREAPGDVERADH, from the coding sequence ATGGCCCGAGCCTCAGCACCAGCCGTCGAACTCGAGGTTGCCGGCCGCACGGTGCGGATCAGCAGCCCGACCAAGGTCTACTTCGCCGACCGGGGTCTGACGAAACTCGATGTGGTGCAGTACTTCCTGTCCGTCGGAGATGGCATTCTGCGCGCACTGAAGGACCGCCCGACCACGCTGGAGCGGTGGCCGGGTGGCTTCTTCGAGGGCGCCACGCTCTCCACTCGCGCCGACCATCGTGGTGACGCCTTCTATTCCAAGCGTGTCCCGCAGGGCGCTCCCGATTTCGTCGAGTCGGTGGCCATCACCTTTCCGAGCGGGCGCCCGGCCGACGAGGTGTGCCCGACCGAGCTGGCCGTGGTGGCCTGGGCGGCCAACCTCGGGACCCTGCGGTTCCATCCCTGGCCGGTGACCTCGGCCGACGTCGACCACCCCGACCAGCTGCGGATCGACCTCGACCCGCAGCCGGGCACCGACTTCTCCGATGCCGCGTCCGTAGCTCCCCGACTGCGGGAAGTGTTGCAGGAGTTCGGGATGGACGGCCATCCGAAGACGTCCGGCGGGCGCGGGCTGCACGTCTACGTGCCCATCGAGCCGAACGCGACCTTCGTCCAGGCCCGGCGTGCGGTGATCGCTCTCGGTCGCGAGCTGGAACGACGGATGCCGGAGGCGGTGACGACCAGCTGGTGGAAGGAGGAACGCGGCGAGCGGATCTTCGTGGACTTCAACCAGATGGCCAGGGACCGGACGATGGCCAGCGCCTATTCGGTGCGGCCGAACAGCCGGGCCACCGTGTCGGCGCCGCTGACCTGGGACGAGGTGCCGCTGGTCGGACCCGAGGACTTCGACGTGCTGTCGATGCCGGCACGGTTTGCCGAGGTGGGCGACCTGCACGCCGGGCTGGACGGGCCGCGTTACGACATCGCCCCGCTGCTGGAACTTTCCGAGCGCGACGAGCGCGATCGGGGTCTGGGCGACCTGCCCTATCCGCCGGAATACCCCAAGATGCCGGGCGAGCCCAAGCGCGTCCAGCCGAGCCGGGACACCGATCGTCATCGGGAAGCTCCCGGTGACGTGGAGCGGGCAGATCACTAG
- a CDS encoding tetratricopeptide repeat protein, producing MNDPAGALERAALLKDSGRSGPALALLAPYLAQNPDDLSALRLAGWCHFDLDELDPALYCAARLAALAPEQPAAHLLLAVVQGRRQNVTASVEAIDTAIRLAPHNSEPYRIAAALDLQGHRTSPRTERLARRAVTLAPHDAIAHRVLGSTLIELRRYDEAAVELGQAAALNPGDAAVTSELARIDIAKGRSASAAVGFAAAVRADPTDDIARHNLQAATWNAFRIAHLVLWLSFLVLGRFTVLSDSGATSRLAHVVGPIAVLATLGAWAFQLRSRPSGFPVLLTATRSDRMLSIAMASHALCLVFLLAAAFAPTAVAGPLLIVVTVLLLVGTVVGWIRVSQLRKQFNKG from the coding sequence ATGAACGATCCGGCCGGCGCCCTGGAGCGCGCAGCCCTGCTCAAGGACTCCGGTCGTTCCGGGCCGGCGCTGGCCCTGCTCGCCCCCTACCTCGCTCAGAATCCGGACGACCTGTCCGCGTTGCGGCTGGCCGGCTGGTGCCATTTCGACCTGGACGAACTCGACCCGGCGCTCTACTGCGCCGCGCGCCTGGCCGCGCTGGCGCCGGAGCAGCCGGCCGCGCACCTGCTGCTGGCCGTGGTGCAGGGGCGCCGGCAGAACGTGACCGCGTCGGTCGAGGCCATCGACACGGCGATTCGGCTCGCCCCGCACAATTCCGAGCCGTACCGGATCGCCGCCGCGCTGGATCTGCAGGGGCATCGCACGTCGCCGCGTACCGAACGGCTGGCCCGACGGGCCGTCACGCTCGCCCCCCACGATGCCATCGCGCATCGTGTGCTCGGCAGCACCCTGATCGAGCTGCGACGCTACGACGAGGCCGCCGTCGAGCTCGGCCAGGCGGCTGCGCTGAATCCGGGCGATGCGGCGGTGACGAGCGAGCTGGCCAGGATCGACATCGCCAAGGGCCGTTCGGCGAGCGCTGCCGTCGGTTTCGCCGCCGCCGTCCGGGCCGATCCCACCGACGACATCGCTCGGCACAATCTGCAGGCGGCGACCTGGAACGCCTTCCGGATCGCCCACCTCGTCCTGTGGCTCTCGTTCCTGGTGCTCGGGCGGTTCACCGTGCTCTCGGATTCCGGGGCGACGAGCCGGCTGGCCCATGTGGTGGGGCCGATCGCGGTCCTCGCCACGCTCGGGGCCTGGGCCTTCCAGCTGCGCAGCCGACCCAGCGGCTTCCCGGTGCTGCTCACCGCCACCCGCTCGGACCGGATGTTGAGCATCGCGATGGCCTCGCATGCGCTCTGCCTGGTGTTCCTCCTCGCCGCCGCATTCGCGCCGACCGCGGTCGCCGGTCCGCTCCTGATCGTCGTGACGGTCCTGCTCCTGGTGGGCACGGTGGTGGGCTGGATCAGGGTGTCCCAGCTCCGCAAGCAGTTCAACAAGGGCTGA
- a CDS encoding DNA-formamidopyrimidine glycosylase family protein, whose amino-acid sequence MPEGDTVRRTARRLDAALAGRPLVRAELRWPDLGDIDLAGSTVHEVVAYGKHLLIRFEERAGWDPLTLHSHFKMEGKWTIAPPGPQHWPRASGVAVRAVLVNEDWTAIGTWLGMLDLVPTSAEDQLIGHLGPDVMSDSFPERGRPESVSRLIRFPDRPIGAGLLDQTAVAGIGTMYMAETLFLERLSPWTPTSEVDVGAVLDRARRLMLRGVTSAVQSTTGNTRQGMTNYVHARSGKTCTRCGAVVRVAMIGPEGKERTAFYCPVCQPGPTPTDDGRRQSPLGSTAGTSKNRRPAGYRRR is encoded by the coding sequence ACCGTCCGGCGGACGGCACGAAGGCTCGACGCAGCGTTGGCCGGACGCCCACTGGTCCGCGCCGAGCTGCGCTGGCCTGATCTCGGCGACATCGATCTGGCCGGGTCCACCGTGCACGAGGTGGTCGCCTACGGCAAGCACCTGCTGATCCGCTTCGAGGAGCGCGCCGGATGGGACCCGCTCACCCTGCACTCGCACTTCAAGATGGAGGGCAAGTGGACGATCGCCCCACCCGGCCCGCAACACTGGCCGCGGGCGAGCGGAGTAGCCGTCCGTGCCGTACTGGTGAACGAGGACTGGACGGCCATCGGCACCTGGCTCGGCATGCTGGATCTGGTCCCGACGTCGGCCGAGGACCAGTTGATCGGTCATCTCGGGCCGGACGTCATGAGCGATTCGTTCCCCGAGCGTGGGCGGCCGGAATCCGTCAGCCGGTTGATCAGGTTTCCAGATCGACCCATCGGTGCGGGGCTGCTGGATCAGACTGCGGTGGCCGGTATCGGCACCATGTACATGGCCGAAACCCTTTTCCTGGAACGTCTCTCGCCCTGGACTCCGACCTCGGAGGTCGATGTGGGTGCCGTTCTGGACAGAGCCCGCCGGCTGATGCTGCGCGGTGTCACCTCGGCCGTGCAGAGCACCACCGGGAACACCCGCCAGGGGATGACCAACTACGTCCATGCCCGGTCCGGCAAGACCTGTACGCGGTGCGGAGCCGTCGTACGGGTCGCGATGATCGGGCCGGAGGGCAAGGAGCGCACCGCCTTCTACTGTCCGGTGTGCCAGCCGGGCCCGACGCCGACCGACGACGGACGACGGCAGTCGCCGCTCGGATCCACCGCTGGTACCTCGAAGAACCGACGACCGGCGGGGTATCGCCGGCGCTGA
- a CDS encoding IS5 family transposase (programmed frameshift), translating into MSSPSSRYRVFSDEQWQRIERLLPTNVGRRGHPFGEHRRVVEGIAYRYRAGIPWRDLPRDVFGPWQTVWKRHRRYAGDGTWDRVLAALLTDADAAGQIDWTVSVDATINRAHQHKHDTARAGHRAVSNYKNLPLVDAEPAGHGIGRSRGGLTTKIHHAVDGKGRPLAIVITGGQRNDGAVLEQVLADIRVPRRGRGRPRTRPDAVLADKAYAAGITRRMLQRRGIKVVIPLKSDQIAARKRKGSKGGRPPALDRQMYRERNVVERSFALIKQWRGLATRYDKLAITYRAAVVLSACIVWNRLLEDTP; encoded by the exons ATGAGTTCTCCTTCGTCGCGGTACCGCGTCTTCAGTGACGAGCAGTGGCAACGGATCGAGCGGTTGTTGCCGACAAATGTTGGCCGGCGGGGTCATCCGTTCGGTGAGCACCGGCGGGTGGTGGAAGGCATCGCCTACCGGTACCGGGCCGGGATCCCCTGGCGGGACTTGCCTCGGGACGTGTTCGGACCGTGGCAGACCGTGTGGAAGCGGCACCGCCGGTACGCCGGAGACGGCACCTGGGACCGGGTGCTCGCGGCGTTGTTGACCGACGCTGACGCTGCCGGTCAGATCGACTGGACCGTGTCGGTGGATGCCACCATCAACCGCGCCCACCAGCACAAACACGACACGGCCCGAGCAGGACACAGG GCAGTATCGAACTACAAGAATCTGCCACTGGTCGATGCTGAACCTGCAGGTCACGGCATTGGCAGGTCCCGGGGCGGGTTGACCACGAAGATCCACCACGCGGTCGATGGCAAGGGCCGGCCACTGGCGATCGTCATCACCGGTGGGCAACGCAACGACGGTGCCGTCCTGGAACAGGTACTGGCCGACATCCGGGTTCCGCGCCGAGGTCGGGGGCGACCACGGACCCGACCCGATGCCGTCCTGGCGGACAAGGCCTACGCCGCCGGGATCACCCGCAGGATGCTGCAGCGCCGCGGGATCAAGGTGGTCATTCCGCTCAAGAGCGACCAGATCGCCGCCCGCAAACGTAAGGGCAGCAAGGGTGGCCGTCCACCTGCGCTGGACCGCCAGATGTACCGGGAACGCAACGTTGTCGAGCGTTCCTTCGCTTTGATCAAGCAGTGGCGGGGGCTGGCCACCCGCTACGACAAGCTCGCCATCACCTACCGCGCGGCAGTGGTGCTTTCGGCGTGCATCGTCTGGAACCGACTATTGGAAGACACGCCCTAG